The Mucilaginibacter mallensis genome has a segment encoding these proteins:
- the rpmB gene encoding 50S ribosomal protein L28 produces the protein MSRICDLTGKGSLVGNNVSNSNVKTKRRFHPNLKLKRFYIPEEDRWITLKVSTSAVKTISKNGITACINKFVKKGYI, from the coding sequence ATGTCAAGAATTTGTGATTTAACAGGAAAAGGTTCACTGGTTGGTAACAACGTTTCTAACTCAAACGTAAAAACCAAACGCAGGTTTCACCCAAACTTAAAACTTAAAAGGTTTTATATTCCTGAGGAAGATAGGTGGATAACTTTAAAGGTATCTACTTCAGCTGTTAAAACCATCAGCAAGAATGGTATAACTGCTTGTATCAATAAGTTTGTAAAAAAAGGATACATTTAA
- a CDS encoding carboxymuconolactone decarboxylase family protein codes for MSNRINMGKTDPAAYKAMFELEKYWKTTSISQLHQEMIRTRASQINGCAFCIDMHTSDARKAGETERRIYALNAWRETPFFTEEERAILALTEAVTLITKGVPDEVYQQAVKVLGEQITAQVIMGTAIINAWNRIGISTGMQPAL; via the coding sequence ATGAGCAACAGAATAAATATGGGGAAGACTGATCCAGCCGCCTACAAAGCAATGTTTGAATTGGAAAAATACTGGAAAACAACCAGCATTAGCCAGTTACACCAGGAAATGATCCGCACACGCGCATCACAAATTAATGGTTGTGCCTTTTGTATTGATATGCATACCAGTGACGCGCGCAAAGCCGGCGAAACTGAACGCCGCATCTACGCCCTCAACGCATGGCGCGAAACTCCATTCTTTACTGAAGAAGAACGAGCCATACTGGCACTAACTGAAGCCGTAACCCTCATCACCAAAGGCGTACCCGATGAAGTATACCAGCAAGCCGTTAAGGTATTAGGCGAGCAAATAACAGCACAGGTAATTATGGGAACCGCCATCATCAACGCCTGGAACCGAATTGGCATCAGCACCGGGATGCAGCCAGCACTGTGA
- a CDS encoding CsbD family protein, with translation MSDLKLRGTWNELKGKIKQAYGDLTDDDLIHEEGKDDETLGKLQQKTGKSRDELVKWLNSL, from the coding sequence ATGAGCGATTTAAAATTGAGAGGAACCTGGAACGAGTTGAAGGGTAAAATAAAACAAGCCTACGGCGATTTAACCGATGACGACCTGATACACGAGGAGGGCAAAGACGATGAAACGCTGGGAAAACTACAGCAAAAGACCGGCAAAAGCCGTGATGAGTTGGTGAAATGGCTAAATAGCTTATAA
- the rpmG gene encoding 50S ribosomal protein L33 — MAKKGNRVQVILECTEHKTSGMPGMSRYITTKNKKNTTERLEMKKFNPVLRKVTVHKEIK; from the coding sequence ATGGCTAAAAAAGGCAACAGAGTTCAGGTAATACTAGAGTGTACTGAGCACAAAACCAGCGGTATGCCGGGCATGTCTCGTTACATCACCACTAAGAACAAGAAAAACACAACTGAAAGATTGGAAATGAAGAAATTCAATCCTGTTTTAAGAAAAGTAACAGTTCATAAAGAAATTAAATAA
- the acs gene encoding acetate--CoA ligase yields the protein MKIKSFPEYEQAYKKSVEQPEQFWKEIADNFLWRKKWDKILSWNFTEPKIEWFKGAKLNITENCLDRHLETMGDKPAIIWEPNDPTEDHRVLTYKQLYDKVCQFANVLKNNGAKKGDRICIYMPMVPELAIAVLACARLGAIHSVVFGGFSAQSIADRILDAECNIVITTDGGVRGDKKIPMKTVIDDALVRCPSVQKVIVLTHTRTPVSMIKGRDVWWEDEIKKIETQGKKEFIAEEMDAEDMLFILYTSGSTGKPKGVVHTCGGYMVYAGYTFTNAFQYEPGEVYFCTADIGWITGHSYIVYGPLSQGATTVMFEGVPTWPDAGRFWDIVDKYKVNIFYTAPTAIRSLMSFGDEPLNGKDLSSLTKLGSVGEPLNEEAWHWFDERIGKKKCPIVDTWWQTETGGFMISPIANVTPLKPGYATLPLPGVQPVLVDEKGEEIQGNGVSGNLCIKFPWPGMLRTTYGDHERCRTTYFATYKDLYFTGDGCLRDEDGYYRITGRVDDVLNVSGHRIGTAEVENAINMHSSVVESAVVGYPHDIKGQGVYAFVVCPNQHGDPELARKDIMMTVSRIIGAIAKPDKIQFVTGLPKTRSGKIMRRILRKIAEGDTSNLGDISTLLDPGVVEDIKAGAL from the coding sequence ATGAAAATTAAGTCGTTTCCCGAGTACGAGCAAGCCTATAAAAAGAGTGTTGAACAACCTGAACAATTTTGGAAAGAAATTGCCGACAACTTTTTATGGCGCAAAAAATGGGATAAAATACTAAGCTGGAACTTTACAGAGCCTAAAATAGAGTGGTTTAAAGGCGCAAAACTAAATATTACTGAAAACTGTCTGGATCGCCATTTGGAAACAATGGGCGATAAGCCTGCCATAATATGGGAACCGAACGATCCGACAGAAGATCATCGCGTGCTTACTTATAAACAGTTGTATGATAAGGTTTGCCAGTTTGCCAATGTTTTAAAAAACAACGGTGCTAAAAAAGGCGACCGCATATGTATATATATGCCAATGGTGCCCGAGTTGGCCATTGCTGTGTTGGCCTGCGCCAGGCTGGGTGCTATACATTCGGTAGTTTTTGGTGGATTTTCGGCACAATCAATTGCCGATAGGATTCTGGATGCGGAATGTAATATTGTAATAACTACTGACGGCGGTGTTAGGGGCGATAAAAAGATCCCGATGAAAACCGTGATTGATGACGCGCTGGTACGTTGTCCATCGGTTCAAAAAGTAATTGTGCTTACCCATACCCGCACGCCGGTATCCATGATAAAGGGTCGCGACGTTTGGTGGGAAGATGAAATAAAGAAGATAGAAACACAAGGGAAGAAGGAATTTATAGCTGAAGAAATGGATGCAGAGGATATGCTGTTCATTCTTTACACATCAGGCTCAACAGGTAAACCTAAGGGTGTGGTACATACCTGCGGCGGTTATATGGTTTATGCCGGTTATACGTTTACTAATGCTTTTCAGTATGAACCGGGCGAGGTTTACTTTTGTACGGCTGATATCGGCTGGATAACCGGGCACTCCTATATAGTATATGGCCCGCTGTCGCAAGGTGCTACTACGGTAATGTTTGAGGGCGTACCAACCTGGCCAGATGCAGGCCGTTTTTGGGATATTGTAGATAAATACAAGGTAAATATATTTTATACCGCGCCAACAGCCATACGCTCATTAATGAGTTTTGGTGATGAACCGTTAAACGGAAAAGACTTGAGCTCACTTACCAAATTAGGATCGGTAGGAGAACCGCTGAATGAGGAAGCATGGCATTGGTTTGATGAACGTATCGGCAAAAAGAAATGCCCGATAGTGGATACCTGGTGGCAAACTGAAACCGGCGGGTTTATGATATCGCCCATTGCTAACGTTACCCCATTAAAACCGGGTTATGCAACATTACCATTACCGGGTGTGCAACCAGTTTTGGTTGATGAAAAAGGCGAAGAGATACAAGGGAACGGGGTAAGCGGAAACTTATGCATCAAATTCCCGTGGCCGGGCATGCTGCGAACTACTTATGGCGATCATGAGCGTTGCCGTACTACTTACTTCGCTACTTATAAGGATCTTTATTTTACAGGCGATGGCTGCTTGCGCGATGAGGACGGTTATTACCGTATCACCGGGCGTGTGGATGATGTGCTGAATGTATCGGGTCACCGTATTGGTACTGCCGAGGTGGAGAATGCTATTAATATGCACAGCAGCGTGGTTGAATCGGCAGTGGTAGGCTATCCGCATGATATTAAAGGACAAGGCGTATATGCTTTCGTAGTTTGCCCTAACCAGCATGGGGATCCCGAGCTTGCACGTAAAGATATAATGATGACGGTATCACGCATTATAGGCGCTATAGCAAAACCGGATAAGATCCAGTTTGTGACCGGCCTGCCAAAAACACGTTCAGGCAAAATTATGAGGAGAATATTGCGGAAAATTGCTGAGGGTGATACCTCTAATTTGGGTGATATATCTACTTTATTAGATCCGGGTGTGGTTGAGGATATTAAGGCGGGAGCTTTGTAG
- the lpxB gene encoding lipid-A-disaccharide synthase codes for MKYYLVAGEASGDLHGANLMKALKERDPQAEFRYFGGDLMQAEGGTLVKHYADMAFMGFIEVVANLQTILKNMAFCKQDISTYQPDVLVLIDFPGFNLKIAEYAKKNNLLVCYYISPKVWAWNQKRVLKIKKVVDHMFCILPFEVDFYKQWGMQVDYVGNPLLDATAAFKPDAEFYQHNHLPEKKIIALLPGSRKQEISRLLPDMLGVMNQFPDHQFVIAGAPSFTADFYTQFLGGKQIPVVFNATYDLLTNADAAIVASGTATLETALFNVPQVVVYKGNPISITIARMLVKIKFISLVNLIMDAPVVKEMIQQDCSPQTIAAELDLIINNKDYRDKMLNNYDELDVRMGHPGASAKTAALIIKYATKK; via the coding sequence ATGAAATACTATTTAGTAGCAGGCGAAGCGTCCGGTGATTTGCATGGGGCCAATTTAATGAAGGCCCTTAAAGAGCGTGACCCCCAGGCGGAGTTCCGCTACTTTGGCGGCGACCTGATGCAGGCCGAGGGTGGTACGCTGGTTAAGCATTATGCTGATATGGCCTTTATGGGTTTTATTGAGGTGGTAGCTAACCTGCAAACCATCCTGAAAAACATGGCCTTTTGCAAGCAGGATATCAGTACATATCAGCCTGATGTTTTGGTACTGATAGATTTTCCTGGCTTCAATTTAAAAATAGCTGAATACGCTAAAAAGAATAACCTGTTGGTTTGCTATTATATTTCACCCAAAGTTTGGGCCTGGAACCAGAAACGGGTATTGAAGATAAAAAAGGTGGTCGACCATATGTTTTGCATCCTGCCTTTTGAGGTTGATTTTTACAAACAATGGGGCATGCAGGTTGATTATGTGGGCAACCCGCTGCTGGATGCCACCGCAGCTTTTAAACCTGATGCGGAATTTTATCAGCATAATCATCTGCCTGAAAAGAAGATCATCGCTTTACTGCCGGGCAGCCGTAAGCAGGAGATCAGCCGTTTATTGCCCGATATGCTTGGAGTGATGAACCAATTTCCAGACCATCAGTTTGTAATAGCCGGTGCGCCATCATTTACTGCTGATTTTTACACGCAGTTTTTGGGTGGTAAGCAAATCCCTGTAGTATTTAATGCCACTTATGATCTGTTAACGAATGCAGATGCCGCAATTGTTGCATCTGGAACCGCTACGCTGGAGACTGCTTTGTTCAATGTTCCGCAGGTAGTGGTTTATAAGGGCAATCCGATATCTATCACCATAGCACGTATGCTGGTGAAAATAAAATTCATCTCGCTGGTTAACCTTATTATGGATGCCCCGGTGGTTAAAGAAATGATACAGCAGGATTGCAGCCCGCAAACTATTGCTGCCGAACTTGATCTGATCATCAATAATAAAGACTATCGCGATAAAATGCTCAATAACTATGACGAGCTGGATGTAAGGATGGGCCATCCCGGCGCATCAGCAAAAACTGCAGCTTTAATTATAAAATACGCCACAAAAAAATAG
- a CDS encoding tetratricopeptide repeat protein: MISLTKPTLLTTIILLLMLSCKQQVVYQSSNSEINAYNYALSADFDNSKKEFEKSIATNPKNANSYYGLGYSYFYSGDIDQAIKYLNKAIEINPDFTMAYYARGEMESINGDAKDAIVDFTKTIDLKNDFAYAYYRRSTEFANIGNHEKAIDDMDRFIKLRPDFSLAYYARATYKNNMGDLAGAIDDYSSLLKLNPKYINGYYYRGVIYGRMKQYQLAVNDLTKAIDLGTDIGEVYLYRGIYEFYINQKAQGCNDFKKAKSLGVDKADEYIAKYCGSSK; the protein is encoded by the coding sequence ATGATTTCTTTAACCAAACCTACCCTCCTCACAACTATTATTCTGCTATTGATGCTTTCATGTAAGCAGCAAGTAGTATATCAATCAAGCAATAGCGAAATAAATGCATACAACTATGCGCTGTCGGCAGATTTTGATAATTCGAAAAAGGAATTTGAAAAATCCATTGCAACAAATCCTAAAAATGCAAATAGTTATTATGGTCTGGGCTATTCATACTTCTATTCTGGTGATATTGATCAGGCTATTAAATATCTAAATAAAGCGATTGAGATTAACCCGGACTTTACAATGGCCTATTATGCCAGGGGCGAAATGGAATCGATAAACGGAGATGCTAAAGACGCAATAGTAGATTTCACTAAAACTATTGACCTGAAAAATGATTTCGCATACGCTTATTACCGTAGAAGCACTGAATTTGCAAATATTGGAAATCATGAAAAAGCTATTGATGATATGGATAGATTTATAAAATTAAGGCCTGACTTTTCATTAGCTTATTATGCCCGCGCAACCTATAAAAATAACATGGGCGATTTAGCCGGTGCTATAGACGATTATTCGTCATTATTAAAGCTTAACCCTAAGTACATTAATGGTTATTATTATAGAGGAGTCATTTATGGCCGTATGAAGCAATATCAACTTGCTGTTAATGACCTTACAAAGGCGATTGATTTGGGCACCGATATTGGCGAAGTATATCTTTATAGAGGGATTTATGAGTTCTATATAAATCAAAAAGCACAGGGATGCAATGACTTTAAGAAAGCAAAATCACTTGGTGTTGACAAAGCAGATGAGTACATCGCAAAATATTGTGGCAGTTCAAAGTAG
- a CDS encoding Crp/Fnr family transcriptional regulator produces MCDQLITHIRKFVQLSDDEAELISSKITLQELKKKAFVLTAGKQCKANYFVVKGCMRLYYINKKDVEQITQFALENWWITDYDSIDSKRPSHFYIQAVEDSEILVLDQHIEDELIAQIPAFCNYRRLILQKAFTAAQRRMEMNTNMTDEERYRNFSTRFPDFNQRVPQYMVASFLGVTPQFISRVRAKKG; encoded by the coding sequence ATGTGTGATCAACTTATAACCCATATCCGCAAGTTTGTACAATTAAGTGATGATGAGGCTGAACTTATCAGTTCAAAGATCACTCTCCAGGAATTAAAGAAAAAAGCCTTTGTACTCACTGCCGGTAAACAATGTAAAGCAAATTATTTTGTGGTGAAAGGATGCATGCGCCTGTATTATATCAACAAAAAAGATGTTGAACAGATCACTCAATTTGCCCTGGAGAACTGGTGGATAACCGATTATGATAGTATCGATAGCAAACGCCCCTCCCATTTCTACATACAAGCTGTTGAAGACAGCGAAATACTCGTATTAGATCAGCATATTGAGGATGAACTCATCGCCCAAATACCAGCCTTCTGCAATTACCGCAGGCTGATCCTGCAAAAAGCATTCACCGCTGCTCAGCGCCGTATGGAAATGAACACCAACATGACCGACGAGGAACGTTACCGCAACTTCAGCACCCGCTTTCCCGATTTTAACCAGCGTGTGCCGCAATATATGGTGGCATCGTTTTTAGGCGTAACCCCACAATTCATCAGCCGTGTTAGGGCAAAAAAGGGTTGA
- a CDS encoding DUF4295 domain-containing protein, giving the protein MAKKVVATLKVAGKGKDYSKVITMTKSPKTGAYSFKEQIVPNDNVKDAIAGKL; this is encoded by the coding sequence ATGGCAAAGAAAGTAGTTGCAACCCTGAAAGTAGCTGGTAAAGGCAAAGATTATTCAAAGGTTATTACCATGACTAAGTCACCAAAAACTGGTGCTTACTCATTTAAAGAACAAATCGTACCTAACGATAACGTTAAGGATGCGATTGCCGGAAAATTATAA
- the rimO gene encoding 30S ribosomal protein S12 methylthiotransferase RimO: MKTKGIINQPIAVKPRVNVVTLGCSKNIYDSEVLMGQLKGNAFDVVHEAEKVNSNDIIVINTCGFIDNAKQESIDTILQYSELKEQGKVGKVIVTGCLSERYKPELESEITNIDAYFGTNDLQNLLQSVGADYKHELIGERMLTTPSHFAYFKIAEGCNRPCSFCAIPLMRGKHLSTPMDELVKNAQYLAKNGTKELILIAQDLTYYGLDLYGKRNLDELLRRLSDVNGIEWIRLQYAYPSGFPMEILDVMNERDNICKYLDMPLQHISDDMLKSMRRGITKQKTIDLVNQIRDKVPGIAMRTTLITGYPGETQQDFDEMAQWVEDTRFDRLGCFTYSHEEKTHAHSLIDDVPEEVKQDRVDAIMEIQQGISFDKNQEKIGNTYKVLIDKKDGGYFVGRTEFDSPEVDNEVLIDASIDYATVGSFVNVKIDNAEDFDLYGQIVK, encoded by the coding sequence ATGAAGACAAAGGGAATTATCAATCAGCCAATTGCAGTAAAACCACGTGTAAACGTAGTTACTTTAGGCTGTTCAAAAAATATTTACGATTCAGAGGTTCTAATGGGCCAGCTAAAAGGCAATGCCTTTGATGTGGTGCACGAGGCTGAAAAAGTAAACAGTAATGATATCATCGTCATTAACACCTGCGGTTTTATTGATAATGCCAAACAGGAATCCATCGATACCATCCTGCAATACAGTGAGCTGAAAGAACAGGGCAAGGTAGGCAAAGTAATAGTTACCGGTTGTCTTTCCGAACGCTACAAACCTGAGCTGGAATCAGAGATCACCAATATTGATGCTTATTTCGGCACAAACGACCTGCAAAATCTATTGCAGTCTGTAGGCGCTGATTACAAACACGAGCTGATCGGCGAGCGGATGTTAACCACCCCCTCCCACTTCGCCTACTTTAAAATAGCCGAGGGCTGTAACCGTCCCTGCTCATTTTGCGCTATCCCTTTAATGAGGGGCAAGCACTTAAGCACACCGATGGATGAGTTGGTTAAAAATGCACAGTACTTAGCTAAAAACGGAACAAAAGAATTGATCCTTATAGCGCAAGACCTTACCTATTATGGTTTGGACCTGTATGGCAAACGTAATTTAGATGAATTGCTTCGCCGCCTGTCTGATGTTAACGGTATCGAGTGGATCAGGCTGCAATACGCCTACCCTTCCGGTTTCCCTATGGAAATTCTGGATGTGATGAACGAGCGTGATAACATCTGTAAATACCTGGATATGCCATTGCAGCACATCAGCGATGATATGCTAAAATCAATGCGCCGTGGCATCACCAAACAAAAAACTATCGATCTCGTAAACCAGATCCGCGATAAAGTACCCGGCATAGCTATGCGTACCACCCTCATCACCGGTTACCCCGGCGAAACCCAGCAGGATTTTGACGAAATGGCGCAATGGGTGGAAGATACCCGTTTCGACCGTTTAGGTTGCTTCACTTATTCTCACGAGGAAAAAACACACGCGCATTCATTAATTGATGATGTGCCCGAAGAAGTAAAACAGGACCGTGTGGATGCCATAATGGAAATTCAGCAGGGCATTTCATTTGATAAAAACCAGGAAAAAATAGGCAATACCTATAAAGTACTCATCGATAAAAAAGATGGCGGTTACTTTGTTGGCCGTACCGAATTTGATTCGCCCGAGGTTGATAACGAGGTTTTAATTGATGCCAGCATTGATTATGCAACCGTTGGCAGCTTTGTAAATGTAAAAATTGACAACGCCGAGGACTTCGATCTTTATGGACAAATTGTAAAATAA
- the bshC gene encoding bacillithiol biosynthesis cysteine-adding enzyme BshC, with translation MDASCISYKDTGYFSPTVIDYIDDNADLKPFYSHRPDMNGFAELLKTKKVVADREILFQVLSEQYSRISDFGFPISDLVSQNLEQLKSSNTYTITTGHQLNIFAGPLYFIYKIATAIKLASQLKEQFPDKNFVPVYWMASEDHDFAEINYTTIGGKKVHWWYEASGATGRLNPDTIRQALNQYKGVLGMEQHAPELAAIVETAYTKFDKLADATRYMVDSLFGKYGLVIIDADDHRLKQQFAPIMAQDITEQNSFKNITATNEQLHALGIHIQVNPREINFFYLKEHLRERIVFEADTYKVLNAEISFTKEELLEEISNYPERFSPNVVMRPLYQECILPNIAYVGGGAEVVYWLELKSNFEHYKVDFPILILRNSGLVIRREYASKIAKMELSGADIFKTTDLIKNDWVRKHSQHNLSLTEEWRELSAIFERIKLRSFKIDTTLAPSAEAVQARLKKAIDNLEKKLVKAEKINYHNRLEQVDNIKADLFPKNSLQERNENFGLFYVKWGQNFIDELVRNFEPLDFKFTLLTEE, from the coding sequence ATGGATGCATCCTGTATTAGCTATAAAGACACCGGTTACTTTTCTCCAACCGTAATTGACTACATCGACGATAACGCCGATCTTAAACCTTTTTACAGTCACCGGCCCGATATGAACGGCTTTGCCGAACTGCTGAAAACCAAAAAAGTTGTTGCTGATCGCGAGATTCTGTTTCAGGTCCTTTCAGAGCAATACTCCCGGATTTCGGATTTCGGATTTCCCATTTCGGATTTGGTTTCACAAAATCTGGAACAATTAAAATCCTCCAATACATACACCATTACTACAGGCCATCAGCTTAACATTTTTGCTGGCCCGCTATATTTCATTTACAAAATAGCTACCGCCATAAAACTGGCCAGCCAGCTAAAGGAGCAATTTCCCGATAAAAACTTTGTACCGGTTTACTGGATGGCTTCGGAAGACCATGATTTTGCCGAGATCAATTATACCACCATCGGCGGCAAAAAAGTCCATTGGTGGTACGAGGCATCAGGGGCAACCGGCCGTTTAAACCCCGATACCATCCGTCAGGCGCTTAACCAATATAAAGGCGTTTTAGGTATGGAGCAACATGCACCTGAACTGGCCGCCATAGTTGAAACTGCTTACACTAAATTTGATAAACTTGCCGATGCAACCCGCTACATGGTTGACTCCCTATTCGGTAAATATGGTTTAGTGATTATTGATGCCGATGATCATCGCCTTAAACAGCAGTTCGCCCCCATCATGGCGCAGGATATTACGGAGCAAAACAGCTTTAAAAATATTACCGCCACCAATGAGCAGTTACACGCTTTAGGTATACACATACAGGTAAACCCACGCGAGATAAATTTCTTCTACCTTAAAGAGCATCTGCGCGAGCGTATCGTTTTTGAGGCCGATACCTACAAAGTTTTAAACGCTGAGATCAGTTTCACAAAAGAGGAATTGTTAGAGGAAATAAGCAACTACCCCGAACGCTTCAGCCCTAACGTAGTAATGCGCCCATTATACCAGGAGTGCATCCTGCCCAATATAGCCTATGTAGGCGGTGGTGCCGAAGTAGTTTACTGGCTGGAGCTAAAATCAAACTTTGAGCATTATAAAGTTGATTTTCCTATCCTGATACTCCGTAATTCCGGCCTGGTTATCCGCAGGGAATACGCCTCAAAGATCGCGAAGATGGAACTATCAGGTGCCGATATCTTCAAAACTACCGATCTTATAAAAAACGACTGGGTGAGAAAACACAGTCAGCATAATCTTTCCCTAACTGAGGAATGGCGCGAGTTATCAGCTATTTTTGAAAGAATTAAACTACGTTCCTTTAAAATAGATACCACCCTCGCTCCATCAGCCGAGGCTGTGCAGGCACGGTTAAAAAAAGCGATAGATAACCTGGAAAAGAAACTGGTAAAAGCCGAAAAAATCAACTATCACAACCGTTTAGAGCAGGTAGATAACATCAAAGCCGATCTTTTCCCCAAAAATAGCCTGCAGGAACGTAACGAAAACTTCGGCCTCTTCTACGTAAAATGGGGACAAAATTTCATCGATGAGCTGGTGCGTAACTTTGAACCGCTTGATTTTAAGTTTACGTTGCTAACGGAAGAGTAG
- the surE gene encoding 5'/3'-nucleotidase SurE — MKKSTKPTILVVNDDGITAPGIKALIDVMKDLGRVVVVAPDSPQSGMGHAITIGKPLRFDKVDIYEGVEMYRCSGTPVDCVKLAVNSVFKGEKPDLCVSGINHGLNNSINVLYSGTMSAAVEGAIESIPSIGFSLDDFTLQADFSHCKKYVRELAMQVLENGLPAATLLNVNFPAGGDLKGIKICRQANAKWAEEFDERIDPHKRPYYWLTGVFQLNDAGEDTDVWALEHNYVSVVPVQFDMTAYHAMPILNNWTFNV; from the coding sequence ATGAAAAAATCTACCAAACCCACCATCCTTGTTGTAAACGACGACGGCATAACCGCCCCCGGTATAAAAGCTTTAATTGATGTGATGAAAGATCTTGGCCGGGTTGTAGTGGTAGCACCCGATAGCCCGCAATCGGGTATGGGGCATGCTATTACCATTGGCAAGCCATTGCGCTTTGATAAGGTTGATATTTATGAAGGTGTTGAAATGTACCGCTGTTCGGGCACACCGGTTGATTGTGTAAAACTAGCCGTTAACTCCGTATTTAAGGGTGAAAAGCCTGATCTGTGTGTTTCGGGGATTAATCACGGATTGAACAACTCTATTAACGTGTTGTATTCGGGTACCATGTCGGCGGCGGTTGAGGGTGCTATTGAGAGTATCCCATCAATAGGTTTTTCATTGGATGATTTTACGCTGCAGGCTGATTTTAGTCATTGTAAAAAATATGTACGCGAACTGGCTATGCAGGTTTTGGAGAATGGCTTACCTGCTGCCACCTTGTTGAATGTAAACTTCCCGGCAGGTGGTGATTTAAAGGGTATCAAGATCTGCCGTCAGGCTAACGCCAAATGGGCCGAAGAATTTGATGAGCGTATCGATCCGCATAAAAGACCATATTATTGGCTAACCGGCGTATTTCAATTAAATGATGCCGGTGAGGATACCGATGTGTGGGCATTGGAGCATAATTATGTATCGGTTGTGCCTGTACAGTTTGATATGACTGCCTACCATGCCATGCCTATATTAAATAACTGGACCTTTAATGTGTAG
- the ftsY gene encoding signal recognition particle-docking protein FtsY: MGLFDFFKKKESSLQEQAALDTGLEKTKDNFFSKITKVIAGKSTVDDDVLDELEEVLVTSDVGVTTTLKIIERIQARVQADKYVSTSELNGLLRDEIQKLLAENNSNDFSTFEYGDHKPYVIMVVGVNGVGKTTTIGKLAHKLKQAGNQVVLGAADTFRAAAVDQIKLWGERVGVKVVAQAMGSDPASVAYDTLRSAVSNGDDVAIIDTAGRLHNKVGLMNELTKIKNVMQKVVPGAPHEILLVLDASTGQNAIEQCKQFTEATAVNALALTKLDGTAKGGVVIGISDQFKIPVKYIGVGEGVDHLQLFDRKAFVDSLFKQ, translated from the coding sequence ATGGGATTATTTGATTTTTTTAAGAAAAAGGAAAGCAGCCTGCAGGAGCAGGCAGCGTTGGATACCGGTTTAGAAAAAACCAAGGATAACTTTTTTTCAAAGATCACCAAAGTAATAGCCGGCAAATCAACCGTTGATGATGATGTACTTGATGAACTGGAGGAAGTGCTCGTAACATCTGATGTTGGCGTAACCACTACCCTTAAAATAATTGAGCGCATACAGGCACGCGTACAAGCCGATAAATATGTAAGCACCAGCGAACTGAACGGTTTGCTGCGCGATGAGATCCAGAAATTACTTGCCGAAAATAATAGTAACGATTTCTCCACCTTTGAGTATGGCGATCATAAGCCTTATGTAATAATGGTAGTGGGCGTAAATGGCGTGGGTAAAACTACTACAATTGGCAAACTGGCCCATAAACTAAAGCAAGCCGGTAATCAGGTAGTTTTAGGCGCAGCCGATACTTTCAGAGCGGCGGCGGTCGACCAGATAAAACTTTGGGGCGAGCGTGTTGGCGTAAAGGTAGTGGCGCAAGCCATGGGCTCCGACCCTGCATCCGTAGCTTATGATACACTGCGTTCGGCAGTATCCAATGGTGATGATGTGGCTATAATTGATACCGCGGGCCGTTTGCACAATAAGGTTGGGCTGATGAACGAGCTCACCAAAATTAAAAATGTGATGCAAAAGGTAGTACCCGGCGCACCACATGAGATCTTACTGGTGTTGGATGCCTCAACAGGGCAAAACGCCATTGAGCAATGCAAACAGTTTACCGAAGCAACCGCAGTTAACGCCCTTGCCCTAACCAAATTGGATGGCACAGCGAAAGGCGGCGTGGTAATAGGTATATCAGATCAGTTTAAAATTCCGGTAAAATATATAGGCGTAGGCGAAGGCGTTGATCATTTACAATTATTTGATCGTAAGGCGTTCGTGGATAGTCTTTTTAAACAATAA